One window of the Actinomycetota bacterium genome contains the following:
- a CDS encoding methyltransferase, producing the protein MNPRRRRIEARVRLTRLALGAWAAQVLFVANDLGVFDLLDREGPATGSEIATRLGTDADATSRLLGALVAAGLLEHEGDRFANSDTTRELLVSGKPETISTWVSLMGRWTENFANLGESVRTGKPAGTPEGHTLEELRSYMHAMHEFAVGPGREFARHLNLEGRRRLLDVGGGPGSYSILLAEANPELSCTVFDLPDVVRVAAEMIEQHGAAARVSTHAGDYNADPIPPGYDVVLISNTLHQEDEEAVRGLLSKVFDAIEPGGICVIHGLPLNETKDGPLWPALLNVQLRLVSQGGRAYTVEEYREQLLAAGFVEPFAHAMSTFNANSYVVARRP; encoded by the coding sequence GTGAATCCCCGCCGCCGCCGCATCGAAGCGCGGGTGCGGCTCACACGGCTCGCGCTCGGCGCGTGGGCCGCGCAGGTCCTGTTCGTGGCCAACGATCTCGGCGTGTTCGACCTGCTCGATCGTGAGGGACCCGCAACCGGGTCCGAGATCGCCACGCGGCTGGGTACAGACGCCGACGCGACGTCCCGCCTGCTCGGTGCGCTGGTCGCCGCGGGGTTGTTGGAGCACGAGGGGGACCGGTTCGCCAACAGCGACACCACGCGCGAGCTGCTCGTTTCAGGCAAACCGGAGACGATCAGCACCTGGGTTTCCCTCATGGGCCGCTGGACTGAGAACTTCGCGAACCTCGGCGAGTCCGTACGAACCGGCAAGCCCGCGGGGACCCCTGAGGGCCACACCCTCGAGGAGCTGCGCTCGTACATGCACGCGATGCACGAGTTCGCCGTGGGCCCGGGACGGGAGTTCGCCCGGCATCTGAACCTGGAAGGTCGCCGGCGGCTGCTGGACGTCGGCGGGGGCCCCGGCTCGTATTCGATCCTGCTGGCTGAGGCGAACCCGGAGCTGAGCTGCACGGTGTTCGACCTGCCGGACGTGGTCCGGGTGGCCGCGGAGATGATCGAGCAGCACGGAGCGGCCGCGCGGGTCTCCACGCACGCCGGCGACTACAACGCCGACCCGATCCCTCCCGGCTACGACGTCGTTTTGATCTCGAACACGTTGCACCAGGAAGACGAGGAGGCCGTGCGGGGATTGCTGTCGAAGGTGTTCGATGCGATCGAGCCCGGCGGGATCTGCGTGATCCATGGCCTGCCGCTCAACGAGACCAAAGACGGGCCGCTCTGGCCGGCGCTGCTCAACGTCCAGCTCCGTCTCGTGTCGCAAGGCGGGCGCGCGTACACGGTCGAAGAGTATCGCGAGCAGCTCCTCGCGGCCGGTTTCGTGGAGCCCTTCGCCCACGCGATGTCGACGTTCAACGCGAACTCGTACGTCGTCGCCCGGCGGCCCTAA
- a CDS encoding acyl carrier protein translates to MVDTEPMRGFIRQRILFDDTAELSDDQEIFPGIVDSLGVLDLAEFVEKTYSVKIGDDELLVDNFHSLAAIAALVERKLG, encoded by the coding sequence GTGGTCGATACCGAGCCCATGCGGGGCTTCATCCGGCAGAGGATCCTCTTCGACGACACCGCGGAGTTGAGCGACGACCAAGAGATCTTCCCCGGCATCGTCGACTCGCTCGGCGTCCTCGATCTCGCGGAATTCGTTGAGAAGACCTACAGCGTCAAGATCGGCGACGACGAGCTGCTCGTCGACAACTTCCACTCTCTCGCCGCGATCGCTGCTCTGGTCGAGCGCAAGCTAGGGTGA
- a CDS encoding 5-formyltetrahydrofolate cyclo-ligase → MKQDLRARTLADRDAIDPVRRLELAKAIVGHLYDLDRFRDAGAVALYWAAGSEVSTSGIIARLSEQEERRIFLPFVLNGELELTEWRPQDPVVTAEYGGMHPRYRRAVKLDEVDVLVVPGLAFDRRGHRLGSGTGHYDRLLSRLDPRTIRIGLGYQSQVVDEVPHGSGDEDVHFVATEEGLITCAPVPSGSDQR, encoded by the coding sequence TTGAAACAAGATCTTCGCGCGCGCACCCTCGCCGACCGGGACGCGATCGATCCGGTGCGCCGCCTCGAGCTCGCCAAAGCGATCGTCGGGCACCTCTACGACCTCGACCGCTTCCGCGACGCAGGAGCCGTCGCCCTGTACTGGGCGGCCGGATCAGAGGTCTCGACGTCGGGGATCATCGCGCGTCTCTCGGAGCAGGAGGAGCGGCGGATATTCCTGCCCTTCGTCCTGAACGGGGAGCTGGAGCTCACCGAGTGGCGGCCCCAGGACCCGGTCGTCACGGCAGAATACGGCGGCATGCATCCCCGCTACCGGCGTGCGGTGAAGCTCGACGAGGTTGACGTGCTGGTCGTTCCGGGGCTGGCGTTCGACCGGCGCGGCCATCGATTGGGTTCCGGCACCGGGCACTACGACCGGCTGCTGTCTCGCCTGGATCCGCGAACGATCAGGATCGGGCTCGGCTACCAGTCCCAGGTCGTCGACGAGGTGCCCCACGGGTCCGGCGATGAGGACGTGCATTTCGTCGCAACCGAGGAGGGTCTGATCACGTGCGCGCCGGTCCCAAGCGGGTCGGATCAACGTTAG
- a CDS encoding NAD(P)/FAD-dependent oxidoreductase, whose protein sequence is MTQQQQEDVQLDADVIIIGGGPAGATVGAYLGRAGYRALILERDIHPREHVGESLVPATNIVTHDLGFWEKMESSQFVKKPGATWTGIKGQVGSEFVVTFAEAPQDIPNPEYTYHVDRAVFDAMYLRHANELGAEVLQGVTVLKVLFEGDRAVGVRVRLLGREIDLRSRFVVDASGRRTLLGRQLGLWQKDKQFNQFAIYSWFKGVNPPTPETAEYIHVHFLPVNRGWVWHIPIYEGITSVGAVTEKTDFQKSGKDHETFFTELLDMTPNTRHILNGAERVRPFYIEADYSYKIDRFSGPGWLLVGDAARFVDPIFSSGVSVAMRSGQFAFNALKRALDENAEEESFGEYNEIVDRGVQIWYEWITLYYRLQSLFTRLSSMPEYKRDIQQLLQGEVFDKSAVAVLDRMKHVIKAVEENEGHILRSHLAEDIEVHEAQV, encoded by the coding sequence ATGACGCAGCAACAACAAGAGGACGTGCAGCTCGACGCCGATGTGATCATCATCGGGGGAGGGCCCGCGGGAGCCACCGTCGGGGCATACCTGGGCCGGGCGGGGTACCGGGCGCTCATCCTCGAGCGCGACATCCACCCCCGCGAGCACGTCGGTGAGTCGCTCGTGCCGGCGACCAACATCGTGACTCACGACCTCGGCTTCTGGGAGAAGATGGAGAGCTCCCAGTTCGTCAAGAAGCCGGGCGCCACCTGGACCGGCATCAAAGGACAGGTCGGCTCGGAGTTCGTCGTCACCTTCGCCGAGGCGCCGCAGGACATCCCTAACCCCGAATACACCTACCACGTCGACCGGGCCGTGTTCGACGCCATGTACCTGCGTCACGCCAACGAGCTCGGCGCCGAGGTGCTGCAAGGGGTGACCGTGCTCAAGGTTCTCTTCGAGGGAGACCGCGCCGTCGGCGTCCGCGTCCGTCTGCTCGGCCGGGAGATCGACCTGCGATCTCGCTTCGTCGTCGACGCGAGCGGCCGCCGCACGCTGCTCGGCCGCCAGCTCGGTCTCTGGCAGAAGGACAAGCAGTTCAACCAGTTCGCGATCTACTCGTGGTTCAAAGGCGTGAACCCTCCGACACCGGAAACCGCCGAGTACATCCATGTGCATTTCTTGCCGGTCAACCGCGGCTGGGTCTGGCACATCCCGATCTACGAAGGGATCACCAGCGTGGGCGCGGTGACGGAGAAGACCGACTTCCAGAAGTCGGGCAAGGATCACGAGACCTTCTTCACCGAGCTCCTCGATATGACGCCGAACACCCGCCACATCCTCAACGGCGCCGAGCGGGTGCGGCCCTTCTACATCGAAGCGGATTACTCCTACAAGATCGATCGGTTCTCTGGGCCCGGCTGGCTGCTCGTGGGAGACGCGGCGCGCTTCGTCGACCCGATCTTCTCCTCCGGCGTGTCGGTGGCGATGCGCTCCGGGCAGTTCGCGTTCAACGCGTTGAAGCGCGCGCTGGACGAGAACGCCGAAGAGGAGTCGTTCGGCGAGTACAACGAGATCGTCGATCGCGGGGTCCAGATCTGGTACGAGTGGATCACCCTCTACTACCGGCTCCAGTCGTTGTTCACGCGGCTGTCGAGCATGCCGGAGTACAAGCGCGACATCCAGCAGCTGCTCCAAGGTGAGGTGTTCGACAAGAGCGCCGTCGCCGTGCTCGACCGGATGAAGCACGTCATAAAAGCGGTCGAGGAGAACGAAGGGCACATCCTGCGTTCGCACTTGGCGGAAGACATCGAGGTCCACGAGGCGCAGGTTTGA
- a CDS encoding citrate synthase, which translates to MPGKGLEDIIAAETAVSDIDGKLGRLFYVGYDIHELAEQATFEETVYLLHKLELPNKSQLDEVTEQLTNERGLDTFVEGLMPTMVQQTSPMSMLRTTVSAMSAHDPDGWDQSAEANYRKAMRLIARFTTVIASYDRLRNKEETLKPNPKLSHAGNFLWMLQGREPDEEAARILDVCLVLHADHTMNASTFAARVAASTLADIHSATTAAIATLKGPLHGGANEAVMKTLLEIGAPDKVEEVVKAKLAAKERIMGFGHRVYKTEDPRATHLRKLSERAGEMAGDTKWYEMSRTMEKVVMDEKGLYPNVDFFAASVYHSLGIPVDLFTPIFAASRVAGWTAHIREQYADNRLIRPESAYVGPPHRSYVPIDQRG; encoded by the coding sequence ATGCCGGGCAAGGGCCTCGAGGACATCATCGCCGCCGAGACCGCGGTCTCCGACATCGACGGCAAGCTGGGGCGGCTGTTCTACGTGGGATACGACATCCACGAGCTCGCAGAGCAAGCGACCTTCGAGGAGACGGTCTACCTCCTCCACAAACTCGAGCTGCCGAACAAGTCTCAGCTGGACGAGGTGACCGAGCAGCTCACCAACGAGCGTGGACTCGACACCTTCGTCGAGGGCCTCATGCCGACGATGGTGCAGCAGACCTCTCCGATGTCCATGCTCCGCACGACGGTCAGCGCGATGAGCGCCCACGATCCCGACGGCTGGGATCAGTCGGCCGAGGCGAACTACCGCAAGGCGATGCGCCTCATAGCGCGCTTCACCACGGTGATCGCGTCGTACGACCGGCTCCGCAACAAGGAAGAGACGCTCAAGCCCAATCCGAAGCTCTCCCACGCCGGAAACTTCTTGTGGATGCTCCAGGGCCGGGAGCCGGACGAGGAAGCAGCGCGCATCCTCGACGTGTGCCTGGTCCTCCACGCCGACCACACGATGAACGCCTCGACGTTCGCCGCGCGCGTCGCCGCGAGCACGCTCGCCGACATCCACTCGGCCACGACCGCGGCGATCGCGACGCTGAAAGGCCCGCTGCATGGTGGCGCGAACGAGGCCGTGATGAAGACGCTCCTCGAGATCGGCGCGCCCGACAAGGTCGAGGAGGTCGTCAAGGCCAAGCTCGCCGCGAAGGAGCGGATCATGGGCTTCGGCCACCGCGTCTACAAGACCGAGGATCCTCGCGCGACCCACCTCCGGAAGTTGTCCGAACGCGCCGGAGAGATGGCGGGCGACACCAAGTGGTACGAGATGAGCCGCACGATGGAAAAGGTCGTGATGGACGAGAAAGGCCTATATCCCAACGTCGATTTCTTCGCGGCAAGCGTCTACCACTCGCTCGGGATCCCGGTAGACCTTTTCACGCCGATCTTCGCCGCATCGCGGGTCGCGGGCTGGACCGCCCACATCCGCGAGCAGTACGCCGACAACCGCCTCATCCGGCCGGAAAGTGCGTACGTAGGACCTCCCCACCGTTCGTACGTGCCGATCGACCAGCGAGGCTGA
- a CDS encoding CBS domain-containing protein, with protein sequence MKISEIMTKAAVTDSADDTLAQACDKMRHAQTSSMLIMDGDRLVGIVTERDVVKSIAHGLDPKETTLKDVMTTDIVTIGPMTTLKEAANIMASKWIRHLPILEGSKVVGMISQRDLTGVLAGALHEPERLHQLIEASHLIRERRLKRIEAGDYD encoded by the coding sequence ATGAAGATCTCAGAGATCATGACCAAAGCGGCGGTGACGGATTCCGCCGATGACACGCTCGCCCAGGCCTGCGACAAGATGCGCCACGCGCAGACGAGCTCGATGCTCATCATGGACGGCGACCGATTGGTGGGGATCGTGACGGAGCGTGACGTCGTTAAGAGCATCGCTCATGGGCTCGACCCCAAGGAGACGACGCTCAAAGACGTCATGACGACCGACATCGTCACGATCGGCCCGATGACCACGCTGAAGGAAGCGGCGAACATCATGGCCTCGAAGTGGATCCGCCACCTCCCGATCCTCGAGGGTTCGAAGGTCGTGGGCATGATCTCACAACGCGACCTCACCGGCGTGCTGGCCGGCGCGTTGCACGAGCCGGAACGCCTCCATCAGCTCATCGAGGCCTCGCATCTCATCCGAGAGCGTCGCCTGAAGCGGATCGAAGCCGGCGACTACGACTAG
- a CDS encoding family 1 glycosylhydrolase, with protein MSDERSFPDGFLWGSAGAAHQTEGDNTNSDWWAHEHKRKTNATEKSLGACDSYHRFAEDWRLVADSGQNAVRLSIEWARIEPKPGEFSSKELDHYRDVIGTARDLGLTTSVSLHHFTNPNWFAKRGGWDSDEAVEMFERYARRAADALGDLLEIVNTINEPSVVAVVGHLMGFFPPRVNDVQATHRVTVNLLKAHAAAAEAVRSSCDALIGLPLSVLDFFPTEDTALGWRARDFMHWSWVGVWLEALRTGAVRGLSVADETIAGLGRNDDFVGIQYYSRFDVHPAALQAAGSAADVVPNPIGARPPLPGAGADERRTQMGWLWHPAGLGTVIDEVAEVTGLPVQITENGIATADDDERIEFVRLHLEQVHDAIARGRDVRGYFYWSTLDNFEWNDGYRPTFGLIGVDRRTMERTPKPSLAWYGNVARTNRLG; from the coding sequence ATGTCCGACGAGCGATCGTTCCCCGACGGCTTCCTCTGGGGGTCGGCCGGCGCCGCGCACCAGACCGAGGGAGATAACACCAACTCCGACTGGTGGGCCCACGAGCACAAGCGCAAGACGAACGCGACCGAGAAGAGCCTCGGGGCGTGCGACTCCTACCACCGGTTCGCCGAGGACTGGAGGCTCGTCGCCGACTCGGGACAGAACGCGGTGCGACTGTCGATCGAGTGGGCTCGCATCGAGCCGAAGCCCGGCGAGTTCTCGAGCAAGGAGCTCGACCACTATCGCGACGTGATCGGAACCGCACGCGATCTCGGCCTGACGACCTCGGTCTCGCTGCACCATTTCACCAACCCGAACTGGTTCGCGAAGCGAGGCGGGTGGGACTCCGACGAGGCGGTCGAAATGTTCGAGCGTTACGCGCGGAGGGCCGCCGACGCGCTCGGCGACCTTCTGGAGATCGTGAACACCATCAACGAGCCGTCCGTCGTCGCGGTGGTGGGGCACCTGATGGGGTTCTTCCCGCCGCGCGTGAACGACGTACAGGCGACGCATCGGGTGACGGTCAACCTCCTCAAGGCCCACGCGGCCGCGGCCGAGGCGGTGCGTAGCTCGTGTGATGCCCTCATCGGGCTCCCGCTGTCGGTGCTCGATTTCTTCCCGACCGAGGACACGGCGCTGGGCTGGCGCGCCCGCGATTTCATGCACTGGTCGTGGGTCGGCGTGTGGCTGGAGGCGCTACGAACCGGCGCGGTGCGGGGGCTATCGGTCGCCGACGAGACCATCGCCGGCCTCGGTCGCAACGACGATTTCGTCGGCATCCAGTACTACTCGCGATTCGACGTCCATCCGGCGGCTCTCCAAGCCGCAGGGTCGGCTGCCGACGTTGTGCCCAACCCGATCGGGGCGCGGCCGCCCTTGCCGGGCGCCGGCGCCGACGAACGCCGCACGCAGATGGGGTGGCTCTGGCACCCCGCCGGGCTGGGGACCGTGATCGACGAGGTCGCCGAGGTGACCGGCCTTCCCGTGCAGATCACCGAGAACGGCATCGCGACCGCCGACGACGACGAGCGGATCGAGTTCGTGCGGCTGCACCTCGAGCAGGTCCACGATGCGATCGCTCGCGGCCGAGATGTGCGCGGCTACTTCTACTGGTCGACGCTCGACAACTTCGAGTGGAACGACGGTTACCGGCCGACGTTCGGGCTCATCGGGGTCGACCGCCGAACCATGGAACGGACTCCCAAGCCGAGCCTCGCGTGGTACGGAAACGTGGCGCGCACGAATCGGCTCGGCTGA
- a CDS encoding bifunctional 5,10-methylenetetrahydrofolate dehydrogenase/5,10-methenyltetrahydrofolate cyclohydrolase produces MTARILDGKAIAAEVRADVAEHVAKLLGPPGLAAVLVGDDPASHVYVGQKRKMAAEVGIASIDADLPSSVSQAELIDRVRVLNENPMVHGILVQLPLPDHIDPIVVQEAIDPRKDVDGLHPENQGLLSLGRPRFIPCTPAGCVEILERSGIELDGKRVVVIGRSNLVGRPLSMLLGLKAPGLNATVTVCHTGTQDIGAYTREAEVIFVAAGRRNTLTAGMVSPGAVVIDVGTNRNEEGKLVGDVDFPAVSEIAGAITPVPGGVGPMTVAMLLMNTVRAAEGLV; encoded by the coding sequence ATGACGGCGCGGATCCTTGACGGAAAGGCGATCGCCGCAGAGGTGCGGGCCGACGTCGCCGAGCACGTCGCGAAGCTCCTCGGCCCGCCGGGCCTCGCCGCGGTGCTCGTCGGCGACGACCCCGCGTCGCACGTCTACGTGGGGCAGAAGCGCAAGATGGCGGCCGAGGTCGGGATCGCCTCGATCGATGCGGACCTTCCCTCGTCCGTCTCGCAGGCCGAGTTGATCGACCGGGTTCGTGTTCTGAACGAGAACCCTATGGTGCACGGGATCCTGGTTCAGCTGCCGCTTCCCGACCACATCGATCCGATCGTCGTCCAGGAAGCGATCGATCCTCGTAAGGACGTGGATGGCCTGCACCCGGAGAACCAAGGGCTGCTGTCGCTCGGACGGCCGCGATTCATCCCGTGCACGCCCGCCGGCTGCGTCGAGATCCTCGAGCGATCGGGCATCGAGCTGGACGGCAAGCGGGTGGTCGTCATCGGGCGGTCGAACCTCGTCGGCCGGCCGCTGTCCATGCTGCTGGGCTTGAAGGCGCCGGGCCTCAACGCGACCGTCACGGTCTGTCATACGGGGACCCAGGACATCGGGGCTTACACCCGCGAGGCGGAAGTGATCTTCGTCGCCGCCGGCCGTCGCAACACGCTTACCGCCGGCATGGTGTCGCCGGGCGCCGTGGTCATCGACGTCGGAACGAACCGCAACGAGGAAGGGAAGCTGGTCGGCGACGTCGACTTCCCTGCGGTCTCCGAGATCGCCGGGGCGATCACCCCTGTGCCGGGCGGCGTCGGGCCGATGACCGTGGCGATGCTGCTGATGAACACCGTCCGCGCGGCCGAAGGATTGGTCTGA
- the purH gene encoding bifunctional phosphoribosylaminoimidazolecarboxamide formyltransferase/IMP cyclohydrolase, with product MSDLIPVKRALVSVSDRAGLAAFCAGLAELGIAIVATDSTGRHLAEHGVSTTPVAEVTGFPEMLDGRVKTLHPKIHGGILADRGEPEHLRQLADAGIEPIDLVVVNLYPFRETVAKGLDWPGVVEQIDIGGPTLVRASAKNHSGVGVVVDAARYDEVLTELREKGGLSAQTRRALAAEAFAHTAAYDAAIARWMARAETFPQRLALAFERVMELRYGENPHQAGALYAAEDAGPGSLARGRQLQGKELSFNNLLDLDAAWLAANDFDDTACVIVKHAIPCGVAVGDNDAVAYERALESDRVSAFGGVVAFNREVSEACARAMAEVFTECIAAPGFSDGALRLFSEKKNLRLLAVDGKPDPAYTGRWISGGLLLQTADAAVEDRSAWRVATKAQPTEEQWQDLEFAWRACKHVRSNAIVFASGGATVGIGGGQTSRVDAVEIAAKKAGDRAKGAVMASDAFFPFRDGLDAAAAAGVAAAIQPGGSVRDDEVVAAADEHGIAMVFTGVRHFRHG from the coding sequence GTGTCAGACCTCATCCCGGTGAAACGAGCGCTCGTTTCGGTTTCCGACCGCGCGGGTCTCGCCGCTTTCTGTGCCGGGCTGGCGGAGCTCGGGATCGCGATCGTCGCGACCGATTCGACGGGCCGTCATCTCGCCGAGCACGGCGTGTCCACTACGCCGGTCGCCGAGGTGACCGGCTTCCCGGAGATGCTCGACGGGCGCGTGAAGACGCTTCACCCGAAGATCCACGGCGGGATCCTCGCGGATCGCGGCGAGCCCGAGCATCTGCGGCAGCTGGCGGACGCGGGGATCGAGCCGATCGATCTCGTGGTCGTGAACCTCTATCCCTTCCGTGAGACGGTTGCGAAGGGCCTCGACTGGCCCGGGGTGGTCGAACAGATCGACATCGGCGGCCCGACCCTCGTACGGGCCTCGGCAAAGAACCACTCCGGCGTCGGGGTCGTCGTCGACGCGGCGCGGTACGACGAGGTGCTCACCGAGTTGCGTGAGAAAGGCGGGCTGTCCGCTCAGACGCGGCGTGCGCTCGCCGCCGAGGCGTTCGCGCACACGGCGGCCTACGACGCGGCGATCGCTCGGTGGATGGCGCGGGCGGAGACCTTCCCGCAGCGGCTGGCGCTCGCGTTCGAGCGCGTGATGGAGCTCCGCTACGGCGAGAACCCGCACCAGGCGGGCGCCCTGTACGCCGCTGAGGACGCCGGTCCGGGCTCGCTCGCGCGCGGCCGCCAGCTTCAGGGCAAGGAGCTGTCGTTCAACAACTTGCTCGACCTCGACGCGGCCTGGCTCGCGGCGAACGACTTCGACGACACCGCGTGCGTGATCGTCAAGCACGCGATCCCGTGCGGCGTCGCCGTGGGCGACAACGACGCCGTCGCGTACGAACGAGCCTTGGAATCCGATCGGGTCTCCGCGTTCGGCGGCGTCGTGGCGTTCAACCGTGAGGTGTCCGAGGCCTGCGCGCGCGCCATGGCCGAGGTCTTCACCGAGTGCATCGCGGCGCCCGGGTTCTCCGACGGGGCGCTGCGGCTGTTCTCGGAGAAGAAGAACCTCCGGTTGCTGGCCGTCGACGGAAAGCCGGATCCCGCGTACACGGGCCGGTGGATCTCGGGCGGCCTTCTGCTTCAGACGGCCGATGCCGCGGTGGAGGACCGTTCCGCCTGGCGCGTCGCGACGAAAGCCCAACCCACCGAGGAGCAGTGGCAGGATCTCGAGTTCGCCTGGCGTGCGTGCAAGCACGTGCGCTCGAACGCGATCGTGTTCGCGTCCGGTGGCGCGACGGTCGGGATCGGCGGCGGGCAGACGAGCCGCGTGGACGCGGTGGAGATCGCCGCGAAGAAGGCCGGCGACCGCGCGAAAGGCGCGGTGATGGCCTCAGACGCGTTCTTCCCCTTCCGCGACGGGCTCGACGCGGCTGCTGCTGCGGGCGTCGCGGCCGCGATCCAGCCGGGCGGCTCGGTGCGCGATGATGAGGTCGTCGCCGCGGCCGACGAGCACGGCATCGCCATGGTCTTCACGGGCGTGCGACACTTCCGTCACGGCTAG
- the purN gene encoding phosphoribosylglycinamide formyltransferase: MTAPLRVGVLLSGSGTNLQAILDGARGSGYEVAVVLSDRAGAFGLERARNAGVSAVHVDPKVHGNREGFNEALADSLREHDVELVCLAGFMRILAPNFIKAFEGRIINIHPALLPAFPGAHAVRDALDWGARVTGSTVHFADEEVDHGPILLQEAVPILPGDDEASLHERIKEVEHRLYPAAIRLIAEGRVRIAGRRVVIEPEE, translated from the coding sequence CGGGAACAAACCTCCAAGCGATCCTCGACGGTGCGCGCGGGTCGGGCTACGAGGTCGCGGTGGTTCTCAGCGACCGGGCCGGTGCCTTCGGCCTCGAGCGCGCCCGGAACGCCGGCGTCTCCGCGGTTCACGTCGATCCGAAAGTTCACGGGAACCGTGAGGGGTTCAACGAGGCGCTCGCCGATTCCCTCCGGGAGCACGATGTCGAGCTGGTCTGCCTCGCGGGGTTCATGCGGATCCTCGCCCCCAACTTCATCAAGGCGTTCGAGGGACGAATCATCAACATCCATCCCGCGCTCCTGCCCGCATTCCCCGGCGCCCACGCCGTTCGAGACGCGCTCGACTGGGGCGCGCGGGTCACCGGTTCGACCGTGCACTTCGCCGACGAAGAGGTCGATCACGGCCCGATACTTCTGCAAGAGGCCGTTCCGATTCTCCCCGGCGACGACGAAGCCTCGTTGCACGAACGGATCAAGGAGGTCGAGCATCGCCTCTACCCGGCGGCGATCAGGCTCATCGCCGAAGGTCGCGTCAGGATCGCGGGCCGCCGCGTCGTTATCGAGCCGGAGGAGTAG